In Janibacter alkaliphilus, the following proteins share a genomic window:
- a CDS encoding DUF4190 domain-containing protein yields MTQSPTDDGPSRPDRTPEVDQDASRNPPQSPAGPPPTQLGAQPSPQPAPGPPPGYPTYPQSHSLALASLVIGIFGIISLPVLGPVAWVLANQALQQIDAAPPGAWTNREHAVAGRMLGMIGTALLVLVTVVFLAIFGISVLVAVGASAGS; encoded by the coding sequence ATGACGCAGAGCCCGACGGACGACGGTCCCTCCCGGCCCGACAGGACGCCCGAGGTGGACCAGGACGCGTCCCGGAACCCGCCGCAGTCGCCAGCCGGGCCCCCACCGACGCAGCTCGGGGCCCAGCCCTCGCCGCAGCCGGCACCCGGGCCGCCGCCGGGCTACCCGACCTACCCGCAGTCGCACTCGCTCGCGCTGGCCTCCCTGGTCATCGGCATCTTCGGGATCATCTCGCTGCCGGTGCTCGGGCCGGTCGCCTGGGTCCTGGCCAACCAGGCGCTGCAGCAGATCGATGCCGCGCCGCCCGGCGCCTGGACCAACCGCGAGCACGCGGTCGCCGGCCGCATGCTCGGGATGATCGGGACCGCGCTGCTGGTCCTCGTCACGGTGGTCTTCCTCGCGATCTTCGGCATCAGCGTGCTGGTGGCCGTCGGGGCGTCCGCGGGTAGCTGA
- a CDS encoding SIP domain-containing protein, which yields MARPEHRMTVERTEQVSPHLVRVWFSGPGVAQIAENGDSDRYVKLIFAPEGVTWPESSSVAEIQESAQPEEQPILRTYTVRRLDADAQQVAIDFVVHGDEGVAGPWAAGAQPGESMRFFGPGSGYRPDPGADWHLLVGDESALPAVAAALEAMPADAVARVYLEVAGPDDEVALDAPAGAQVRWVHRGGASHEVPEELTGAGSPLVAAVREGEWLDGDVQVFVHGEAEAVMKNIRPYVRKERGVPAARAASISGYWRRGRTEEGFRRWKADLRAAEEGQPA from the coding sequence GTGGCCCGGCCCGAGCACCGCATGACCGTCGAGCGCACCGAGCAGGTGAGCCCGCACCTCGTCCGGGTGTGGTTCTCCGGACCAGGCGTGGCCCAGATCGCCGAGAACGGGGACTCCGACCGCTACGTCAAGCTCATCTTCGCCCCCGAGGGTGTCACCTGGCCGGAGTCGAGCAGCGTGGCCGAGATCCAGGAGAGCGCGCAGCCGGAGGAGCAGCCGATCCTGCGGACCTACACCGTCCGCCGGCTCGACGCCGACGCGCAGCAGGTCGCGATCGACTTCGTCGTGCACGGCGACGAGGGGGTCGCCGGCCCGTGGGCGGCCGGCGCGCAGCCGGGAGAGAGCATGCGCTTCTTCGGTCCGGGCAGCGGCTACCGCCCCGACCCGGGCGCCGACTGGCACCTGCTCGTCGGTGACGAGTCCGCGCTGCCTGCGGTGGCCGCGGCGCTGGAGGCCATGCCGGCCGATGCCGTGGCTCGTGTCTACCTCGAGGTCGCCGGACCCGACGACGAGGTCGCGCTGGATGCGCCCGCCGGGGCCCAGGTGCGGTGGGTGCACCGGGGCGGCGCCTCGCACGAGGTGCCCGAGGAGCTCACCGGTGCCGGGTCGCCGCTGGTCGCGGCGGTCCGGGAAGGAGAGTGGCTGGACGGCGACGTGCAGGTCTTCGTGCACGGCGAGGCCGAGGCCGTGATGAAGAACATCCGGCCTTACGTGCGCAAGGAGCGCGGCGTGCCCGCCGCCCGCGCGGCCTCGATCTCCGGGTACTGGCGGCGCGGCCGGACGGAGGAGGGCTTCCGCCGGTGGAAGGCCGACCTGCGGGCCGCCGAGGAGGGCCAGCCGGCCTGA
- a CDS encoding N-acetylglucosamine-6-phosphate deacetylase — MRSDPARPGAWLVAARAVVTPDAVLSPGWVEICGERIVDLGQGPPPRPPEHDLGAARLVPGFVDMHVHGGGGADLSCADPEQVARAVAWHRARGTTSLLASLVSAPPDQLLRQVRVLAELVADGAIDGIHLEGPWLAGDRCGAHDPASLRDPAPEEIDALLRAADGALTMVTLAPERPGGIDAVVRLHEAGVRVAIGHTSADPKLTRRAVDAGASIATHLFNAMPPLHHRRPGPALALLDDPRVTLEIVGDGQHVHPDLVAHVLASAGADRVALVTDAISAAGMPDGPHRLGGAQVQVTDGQARLPDGTLAGSTSSLLAMRTLLASLTDQVSLARVTASTAAAAVGLDDRGALRPGARADLVALAEDGHLQAVLRRGRWTPPADGA; from the coding sequence ATGCGCAGCGACCCCGCCCGCCCCGGTGCCTGGCTGGTGGCTGCCCGCGCGGTGGTCACCCCGGACGCGGTGCTCTCCCCGGGCTGGGTCGAGATCTGCGGTGAGCGGATCGTCGACCTCGGCCAGGGACCGCCTCCGCGGCCACCCGAGCACGACCTCGGTGCGGCGCGACTGGTGCCCGGCTTCGTCGACATGCACGTGCACGGCGGCGGTGGCGCCGACCTGTCCTGCGCCGACCCCGAGCAGGTGGCCCGAGCCGTCGCCTGGCACCGGGCGCGCGGGACGACGAGCCTGCTGGCCAGCCTGGTCAGCGCTCCCCCGGACCAGCTGCTGCGGCAGGTGCGGGTGCTCGCCGAGCTCGTCGCCGACGGCGCGATCGACGGCATCCACCTGGAGGGGCCCTGGCTGGCCGGTGACCGCTGCGGCGCGCACGACCCGGCAAGCCTGCGCGACCCCGCGCCGGAGGAGATCGACGCGCTGCTGCGCGCCGCCGACGGCGCGCTGACGATGGTCACCCTGGCTCCGGAACGCCCCGGCGGCATCGACGCCGTGGTGCGCCTGCACGAGGCCGGCGTGCGGGTCGCGATCGGCCACACCTCGGCGGACCCAAAGCTCACCCGTCGAGCCGTCGACGCCGGGGCCAGCATCGCCACCCACCTCTTCAACGCGATGCCGCCGCTGCATCATCGACGGCCCGGACCAGCCCTCGCGCTGCTGGACGACCCACGGGTGACCCTCGAGATCGTCGGCGACGGGCAGCACGTGCACCCCGACCTCGTGGCGCACGTGCTCGCCTCGGCGGGCGCGGACAGGGTCGCCCTGGTCACCGATGCCATCTCCGCCGCGGGGATGCCCGACGGTCCGCACCGCCTGGGTGGCGCGCAGGTCCAGGTGACCGACGGCCAGGCCCGGCTGCCGGACGGCACCCTCGCCGGGAGCACCAGCAGCCTGCTTGCGATGCGCACCCTGCTGGCCTCGCTGACCGACCAGGTCTCCCTGGCCAGGGTCACCGCGAGCACGGCCGCTGCAGCGGTCGGTCTCGACGACCGTGGAGCCCTGCGGCCCGGAGCCCGGGCCGATCTCGTCGCGCTGGCCGAGGACGGCCACCTGCAGGCGGTGCTGCGCCGCGGCCGGTGGACACCACCGGCCGACGGCGCCTGA
- a CDS encoding GNAT family N-acetyltransferase, translated as MSEDVSRRTDPDRFEITTDGQVAGFTQFVEKGDQRIFFHTEIGEEFGGRGLASTLVAAALEATRADGMRIVPVCPYVKKYLGTHHEVDDLVDPVTPDALAAVPKG; from the coding sequence ATGAGCGAGGACGTGAGCAGGCGCACCGACCCGGACCGCTTCGAGATCACCACCGACGGGCAGGTGGCGGGGTTCACCCAGTTCGTCGAGAAGGGGGATCAGCGGATCTTCTTCCACACCGAGATCGGCGAGGAGTTCGGTGGGCGCGGCCTGGCCAGCACCCTCGTCGCCGCAGCCCTGGAGGCCACCCGCGCCGACGGGATGCGGATCGTCCCGGTCTGTCCCTACGTGAAGAAGTACCTGGGCACCCACCACGAGGTCGACGACCTCGTCGACCCGGTCACCCCGGACGCGCTGGCCGCGGTGCCGAAGGGCTGA
- a CDS encoding methyltransferase, giving the protein MRPVQCDHFDRGECGSCTLMGVPYTRQVADQERTVRELLAEHVAPDAWLPTATGPESGFRNKAKLAVAGTKGAPTFGILDPRTGIGTDLRDCGLYEPSLAAALPRLCAAVADVGLVPYDVPRRSGELKHLVVTASPDGELMARVVLRSPGQLPRLRRHLDELLAAVPGLRVVSVNLQPEHKAVLEGDEEIVLTEADALPMRLDGLTLQLRPRSFFQTSTGMARQLYAQASDWVSDTDPGTVLDLYCGVGGFALTAAAAPGASRRTVTGVEVSTDAVAAARAAARAADLPATFRVGDATAEVAVRHDLVVVNPPRRGIGPELAAALEGSTVPHVVYSSCHPTTLLRDLQAMPSLRVRSARLFDMFPQTHHHEVAVLLSR; this is encoded by the coding sequence ATGAGACCCGTGCAGTGCGACCACTTCGACCGCGGCGAGTGCGGCTCCTGCACCCTCATGGGGGTCCCCTATACCCGGCAGGTCGCCGACCAGGAACGCACCGTCCGAGAGCTGCTCGCCGAGCACGTCGCGCCGGACGCCTGGCTACCCACCGCCACCGGACCCGAGTCCGGCTTCCGCAACAAGGCCAAGCTGGCCGTGGCCGGGACGAAGGGGGCACCCACCTTCGGCATCCTCGACCCGCGCACCGGGATCGGCACCGACCTGCGTGACTGCGGCCTCTACGAGCCGTCGCTGGCGGCGGCGCTGCCCCGGCTGTGCGCGGCGGTCGCCGACGTCGGGCTGGTGCCCTACGACGTGCCGCGACGCAGCGGCGAGCTGAAGCACCTCGTGGTCACCGCCTCCCCGGACGGCGAGCTGATGGCCCGGGTGGTGCTGCGCTCCCCCGGCCAGCTCCCGCGGTTGCGCCGGCACCTGGACGAGCTGCTGGCCGCCGTCCCGGGCCTGCGGGTGGTCAGCGTCAACCTGCAGCCCGAGCACAAGGCGGTCCTCGAAGGGGACGAGGAGATCGTGCTCACCGAGGCCGACGCCCTGCCGATGCGGCTGGACGGCCTCACCCTGCAGCTGCGGCCGCGCAGCTTCTTCCAGACGAGCACCGGGATGGCCCGCCAGCTTTACGCCCAGGCCAGCGACTGGGTGAGCGACACCGACCCCGGCACGGTCCTCGACCTCTACTGCGGGGTCGGTGGCTTCGCCCTCACCGCGGCGGCCGCCCCGGGAGCCTCCCGGCGCACCGTGACCGGGGTAGAGGTCTCCACCGATGCGGTCGCCGCAGCACGCGCGGCGGCGCGGGCGGCAGACCTGCCGGCCACCTTCCGGGTCGGCGACGCCACCGCGGAGGTGGCCGTCAGGCACGACCTGGTCGTCGTCAACCCGCCCCGACGGGGCATCGGACCCGAGCTCGCCGCTGCGCTGGAAGGCTCCACCGTCCCGCACGTCGTCTACTCCAGCTGCCACCCCACGACGCTGCTCCGCGACCTCCAGGCGATGCCCTCGCTCCGGGTGCGCTCGGCGCGGCTCTTCGACATGTTCCCGCAGACCCACCACCACGAGGTGGCCGTGCTGCTGTCCCGCTGA